TTCCTCGAGTTTTTCTGGCATCAATAACTAACATTATTTATGAAAGGTCACAATCAGGCTTCATATAGAATTTAgatcaaatatataaaataaaataaaaagaagtctTGGAGCTTGCTTTCTTTAAATGTTATGGTATTATagattattcatcaaaaaagttATGGGCTCATAGATTGATATTTCACGAGCTTCTCACTGCCTTAGTCACTGATGTGGGATTTACTCAGTGGCCAATTTATAAAACTATATACTTGAGTTTGATTCTTGACATGAGACCAAACTATGAAGTTATCATGTCACATAGTGAAAGGGGCTTACACGCATGTATTTGTGTGTTTTCACAGCTATAAAGGCCTTGCACCCCCTTTATCGACAATGTATACGCATGTATGCATAAGAAAGCACCTGACAGTAATTATTGACAAACTAAACGGAGTGTACATGTGAAATAGAAAGACATACCTTGATTTTCTTAGTCAATATCTCCAACTCAGCTTCACTGACCAAATCTAcctgccaaaaaaacaaaagcatggtATTGGGAAGGCACAATAGCTAGAAATAGGTCTTTGGTATATTATAATTGCCCAGTGCAATGGAGACAGATTAACAGAAAGCCTAACCACAGCATTCAAGATAAGAAATCAAAGTTCACCTTGTTCAAAATAATACGGTCAGCATAGGCAACTTGCTCTACCGCTTCATTCACCACAAATCTTGGTTTGACCTCAGTTAAATGTTGCATTGCATGCTTGGAGTCAACCAAAGTAACAACTCCATCTAGTTTCACATAACGTGAAACCAGTTCATCAGTACAAAAAGTTTCTATAACAGGAGCTGGCTTAGCAAGGcctgaaaaaaaagaaaccacgAATAGAAGACATAGTCAGCTTTCAGTATCTGCACCTGATGCAGTCATTGATGGAATAAAGTTCCACCAAGGGAATGACAAGCTATTCCAAAAAGTTTCCATGACCAAGAAAGAAAAGCCACGCTACATATGAGGCTtataaattgaataaaaaaagtaattaagagaagaaaaaaatattgaaggaACAAATATCTACTTCCTTTCCTCTTCTTATCCATTATAAGTTttacttttgttcttttcttttctttttcttttttttttttcatttatttttagtaaaagaTCCACTTGGaaattatgttttgaagttaAGATTTGGACAAAGGAGGTTGAGACATATGAATgaagatcatttttttttttttactaataacTCAGTTTAGAGTTCAAGTAAAAACATAAATCAAAATCCCTACCCTCCCCCCGCATGCAGGTAAGAACTGGGAGGTTGCACCAAAATATACCTGTTGTTTCTATAACAATATGATCAAATCTGTCTCCTTTGTCCTTGACCAACTTCAAAAGCATCTTAACGAGATCTCCTCGCACAGTACAGCATAGGCAACCATTATTAACCATGACAATGTCTTCAGACACAGAGGAATGACTAGCAACCAATGATCCATCAATATCCACCTCACCAAACTGCATTGACAGTATTTTGAGTATTTAAGAATTACAATAACAACCTGACCACTCTATGCAAGAAAGAGCTCAGCCAATTAAATTACGTACAGATTCTCTAGCAAGGAGGTAAAAGGAAGTATAAGAGGTACAGTAAACTATTTCTTCgaaataatgaaaaaagaatATTCTGTAAACTGCCAGACAAGTCAAATCATGCATCTATTTGTACATATTAATTACTTCAGCAATCTAGAAGCAACGCATAtaaccccaccaaaaaaaaacacacataagTAGTATGTGTAGTTTTCCATGTGAAACTATGCATGTATTTGTAATTTGGCATTCTATCAATTCTGAATCAAATAAAAACCAACCAGATCCAAAAGGTCTCTGAAACCttgattttttaacatataacaTATTGAGTACTTagcatactaaacaaaatacaTATTAGTACGTGTAGTCTTCTGTGTGAAACTGCACATAGACATCATGATTTCATCCTATCAAATCCATGTCGAACAAAATCCtatcaattttaaaacatcTCCTAAAACTTCAATTTCAATACTGTGAGAATACTGATTCATCTGCAATCAGTCTCagaagaatttgataattttcaatttagatATCCATAAAacaatcttttaaattttcaacttaGATATCCGCAATTAGTCTCTGATTCATCCATATTAGTGGGTatgaaagaagaaatttatgtgACAGGTGGGGTTGGGTTCTGAAGTAAAGGGTCTCTGACATTGTAGTCTTTGTGCTTTAAAGTTCTCGAAGTAGAAATAGAATTGGCCATTGGAAGGAGCTGTTTGTTAGGAGTATTATTATTGAGCAACGAGTTACTACATCGTGTCGAGGTATAAAATGGAATGCAGACTATGTAGgccattttatttgaaaggcAAGAGATCCAATATATGGGTCTTGGTTCTATTTATGAATCATGGGTGATATACCGAACACAAGATGTTTGAGGAAATGGCCACCTTTGATTTACATCTTGCACTAAATTACACAAGAGGATGGTGATGCTAATCTGCTTTGAGATTGACACCATCAGATGTTGATCTGTCCTTGGCTATGAGTATGACATTTGAGTATGCAAATGATGATTCTTGGATTCTCTCGAGTGAGAAAAGCAGAAAAATTTCAGTACCTCATTTTCTATGACAGCAATCCGCTTGCCGTGTTGAGATGTAAGAATATGATTCAGGAGAGTTGTCTGCATTGCATAGCATTAAACAAAATAAGGTAATACATTAGTGAAGCAACAAAGACAATACCATATGATCATCGACTACAGACACAATTTTTCAAATTCATCCCTCAAGACATTGATGCCCTGTTTGGTGACAGAAATTCCACAGCAAACATGGCAAAGGGAAATGAAAATCTAGAGCTGATTCTTTCAATTACAGTGAAACAAACCGAACCTTTCCAGAACCGAGAAAACCGGTGACCACGGTGGCCGGAACGCGGTTATCGGGGCCGAGCGCAGAAGCACCGGCTTCATCGAGGTTGTAGATAGCGGGGGAGACGAAGCCCCTGAAGTTTCCGGGCTGGGATTTGTAGAAATCACTGGAAACAGAGTGGAGGCTCCGAAGGAATTGGGAAACTGGCGGGGAATGTCCGAAGCGGGATTGGAGGAGTTGGTAGAGATTTTTGGTTGATGTTCTCGACGTTAGGAATCTGGTGCCCATTTTTGGAGAAGAGTTTGGATAAATCCTTAAACCCTAGCCATAGTTTGAAAGCCCGAGTATTTATATCACAAATCAAATTCCTGTGCAGTCCGGACCCGGTATACGATTTTTTgataattgtaaaaattaaatgctgagttaataaaaattaaataaattttaagaaaaacaaaaatgccaAATCAGTCTTAATAGTTGCACTAGCTTGCAACAACCTCCTTAAAGTTTaataaaattacttaaaactCCTAGTGATaagcataaataacaaaataaatctctgtgttattttttaagtttaaaaaattacttaaaattccTTACAATCAAACAAGGCATTGTCTTCATCCTTTCACACTGGAAACCAGAGAATGTGACTCTTGGGAGTTCATCTTAGAGGAAGTAATCCCTAAGCTTGATCTCGTTCTCTTAATGATATTAGACATCCATGTTACTCTTAAACTACTGTTTCATGATAAGTCTTTGGAGTCTATTCTTCTAGAAATTCTTCAAGTACACTGGATAAAGGCCACCTTCTCCTAAGGAGTGTTACATcctcttaagaaattatttgcccTTACCAGATATGGTATGCAAAAATATAACAGCAAATATTTCTCCATGATTCtgcacaaacaaaattaaactcaaaaatacccttaaattttctatTCTATTATGAGACAAAGACTTTGATAATTATCTGAAAAATAGAGAAGAGTTCTAAAAAGAATTGAATAATCATAGATAATTATCTGTAAATTGCTGAGATAATTTCGAAATTAAACGGCTAATTTAACAGCCAGAAATTGCTAAAATGCTTATTCAACCAACACTCAATTAtgaccgttagattaaataattatctaataataaccattatatcttaattatttaatttcaacagtTAGATCAAAGTTAATTTGATTTTACAATTAACTTTAATTACAGTCCAGCACTAGATCTACCTAAGAAGCATCGTAAGGTTTAGATTAAACGATCTTGACCGTCAAAAAAtgaagggaaaaatacattttacctcctTGAattatccactcatttgcattttgacctctaatatttaaaaagtgacatttgacccctccaaacttccaaattgttgtaattcgttcgttcagacttttttttttttttttttttttcaaaatgcccccatcccaagctaaaaaaaaaaaattaaaattttaaattttaaaaaaattaaaaaattaaagggtggctggccaccctagttgggcctaggggtggcttcagccacctcAGACCAGAcacctcttaattttttacctttttttttttaattttttaattttatttaattttttaacttggaAGTTttgggggtcaagtgtcactttttaaacattagagatCAAAGTGCAAATGGATGGATAGTTCAggagggtaaaatgtatttttctaaaaaatgaatggtcatgatcagATCACTCGGATGCTAAGTGCCAAGTGTGCCATCAAGGCGCCACAAAAGCACCCTACAGCCCAACATAACGTGCACGTGCGTGTGGTGCTTTACACCGTACTAGTGTATATACTATTGTGTATACACCCAAGCATTTAAAGTTTGTTGGGCCTTATAAAtgtcaatttcattttttctctttctaacaTGAAACTCTtttcattcaatgctctttaaaactTTACATTTTGAAACATTCTcaacacacaaaataatatctataaatattaattttgaaaatattttaacaaatataagtaTCTATTAGCTTAAAGAAACAATTATTATCCTTATGGAATTTTTGTATGGATAATAGATTAGTAGAAACATTTTAGCaatcaaaaacattttaaagATGTAAAGTTGATTTTGGAGTAATAAATGAGGTAGACTAATATTCGAGAGAGACTTGACAGAGGTTTAGCTAATCAAGAGTGGGTGCATCTATTTCCCAATGCTCTCATCAATCACTTTCCTGCCACCAATTCAGATCACTGTCCGATTTTGTTATCTACCACTGGGTCGTATCAAAACCTGCCTAAGCCCTTTAGATTTGAAGCTTTCTAGACAAGGGATAAATCCAGTTACTCAGTTGTTGCTAGTGCTTGGCTAGAAGAGGTGGAAGGCTCTCCAGCTTTCTCTTTAAGCAGGAAGTGGAAGTCTACTAAAAGTGCATTGAAGGTCTAGAATCAGCATCATTTTGGACACATTCAGTCTAGGATTAAATCTTTAATGTCTGAGATTAGTCTAATTCAATCTAATCCTCATTCCCCTGTCAATGCTGCGAGAGAGGTGGTTCTTCAAGAGTCTCTTCAAGAGCATCTTTTGAGAGATGAAGTATTGTGGAAACAGAAGTCTAGGGAATTATGGTTAACTTGTACTGATCTCAACACCAAATTCTTCCATGCCTCAACTGTTTGCCGTCGCAGGTATAATTCTATCTCTAGTTTGAAAGCTTCTGATGGTACTAGGCTATGTGGTAGAGATAATATTGGCTCATTCCTGGTGAATCATTTTAGTACTCTGTTTTCCTCTACCAATCCTAATTTTGATGATAGTCTTTCTGAGCTGGTGGAAGAAGTTATTACTGAGGAAGagaatgttttgttgtgtttaatCCCGGAtgaatttgagattttctttGCTATCACTGATCTTGGTCTCAATAAGGCACCGGGTCCAGATGGGATGACTGGGCTTTTCTATAAGTCTTACTGGCCGATTGTGAAATTGAGTGTGATCTCTTCGGTCCAATCCTTTTTTAGGGGTGGTTATATGCTTAAAGAATTCAATCATACTAACATTGCTCTCCTCCCTAAGGTTGATAATCCATCCTTGGTGAACCATTTCAGGCCTATTAGTCTCACCAACTTTAACTACAAGATTATCTCTAAAATCTTGTCCAATAGACTCAAACCTCTCTTACACAAGATTGTGTCTCCTACTCAGTCAGCTTTTCTCAAGGGAAGGTCCATCCATGATAATACTATTTTAGCTCATGAGTTATTTCATACTATGAAGAAGAAGCAGGGGAATGGTGGTCTGATGATTTTGAAATTAGATATGGAGAAAGCTTTTGATTCGATGGAATGGGAATTCTTGCTGAAAATCCTTTCCTTACTTGGGTTTCACACTACATGGANNNNNNNNNNNNNNNNNNNNNNNNNNNNNNNNNNNNNNNNNNNNNNNNNNNNNNNNNNNNNNNNNNNNNNNNNNNNNNNNNNNNNNNNNNNNNNNNNNNNAAACCGAATCCTAACTTGGTTGAGCTTCCTGATTTTTATGTTGCAGATTTGATTTCCTCTGAAGAAAGGTCTTGGAACAGACATCTTCTGCAGGATCTTTTTGACTCGGCTTCTGTTCAAAACATTCTCTCCATTCATTTGCCGCAAATCAACTCTTTTGATAAGTGGATTTGGGCTCCTTCCTCAGCTGGGCTCTTCACTGTTAAATCTGCCCATGagctctctttttcttctggTGGTAGGTTGTCCCCTTTATCTTCAGAAGCTTGGCATGCCCTTTGGGGTTTGAAGCTGCAAGCTAGACTGAAGCATCTTCTATGGAAGATTGCTTGGAATATTCTACCTTCTCGGGGCAATATTGGTCGTTTTGTGACCATGGCTGCCGTGGATGCTTGGGTTTGTCCCTTTTGTAAAGGTCCCCTAGAGACCTTATcccatatttttttgaattgtgaCTTGGCAAGGATTTTATGGAGATCCTCTCCGTGGCCTCTTAACACTGCTGTTTTTTCTTCTAGGCCTATTTCAGATTGGATTCTTGCTATCATTTATCCAATTGATTGGCTGGCTATTCCTAAGGATGAAGTTAgaagttttcaattatttgctGCACTCACTTTGGATCATATTTGGTTTTCCAGGAATAAATTGGTTCATGAAGCTTTACAACCTGTTCCAGCCAAAGTGATCAAGCTTGTTCTCTCTTCCTTAAATCTTCATCTCTCTGCATGGCAAGATTCTGCTCTATCTTCTCTTTGGGTTCCTCCAAAGCCTGGTTGTCTTAAGGGCAATTTTGATGTGGCCATAAAGGACACTTTTGCTGTGGCAGCTGCAACCATTAGTGACTCCTCTGGTAATATTATCTTTGCAGCTTCTAAGAAGCTTTCTAATTTGGATGTCTTACAAGGTGAAGCTACTGTAGCCCTTCTTGCTACTAGATTGGCCATTTTTTTAGGTTGTGACAGATTCCATCTTGAAGGGGACGCTCTTCTGGTTACCTTGGCTATTAACAATCCTTCACTTTTTGAGTCTTGGAACTTTGCTTCTATTGTTTCTGATATTAGGCTGAATTTATCATCCTTTCAAAGTTGGTTTGCTTTGAAAGTGTCTAGATGTGCCAATTACCGTGCACATGATTTAGCTAAATGAGCCGCTTCCaatcttgtttttggaagcattcccacagGATCTCCCATTCTTTCTTCCATCCGGATCAAGAGTGGTAAAGATCCTTCCCTGTAGccttttttccttattcaattaaaaaaaaaaaaaaaagaggtagaACTAGTGTGAGTAATTGAAAGCCCACCATCATTTCATGACTGCTTTATTTTCATTGTATGGTTACTGAATGGAGAAGTTTTCCATATTGGCAGTGATATGGTTATTGgcttcactattttttttttaaattttttaaatttttatttatttatttatttttctaattgattaagaaaaaagattacAGGGGAGAGAATCTTTCTCTTATTGCAATAAAGCAATGCTGGAGCCTGGATTGGCACAGGTAGTTCACTTCAATTAAGTTCATGAAGGGGAAAAATGGGTATCCTAAAATTTACCATATTTGTGGAGAAAAGTACTCCTAATTGCATGAGAATGAAATTGTTATGCTATGAGAAGTATCGACCAGGATGCTCAAACTGGACCAATTTTAGCATAGATGGGCCAATTTGAAGGCATAGCACCACATTCTAACAGGTCTATTTTTTCAGCAATCAATCCTCTGCCTTTCACTAGCTGTATTCAgatcttcaatttcaatttaggttaaatttgaaGTTGctcaaataaaaatgtttatgGAAACACTAAATCAATCATTTCATTGTGTTTGGCCAAAGATAATGGAACTGGCCTTGCCACAGCCAGTTTACATCATGAATATTATCAACAGAGCCAGAAGGGAAGTTTCTACATCAATTCCGCGCATTAAAAACTCAACCTAAGAGCATTTCTAGTGAGCTTAGTAAAACCTGTTTTTAGCCAAATTTACCAAGCGAGCTCAAAATACCCCCGCGGCAAGCTCGCCAAAGCTACAGCCATTTTGCCTCTTGTCAGAATAAAACTGCCACAACTTAAACGATCAATGCATGAGGGTAAAGAATGAGTACTAATTACTCTCGTGAGACAGGGATTTCACCAATTGAAGATAGTTCGAATGAGAGAACTCCGGGGGAAGAGTTGTGAGTGGTTCGTCCCTGCTGAGCTTTCGAAATGACAATCCCAGGGCATATCCCAAGGCTCGTGCAACAGGAACAGAAACTGCATTTCCAATCTGACAATACCTGAACGACGTACAAAGAAACTCTAATGATACCAGGTTTACTACAAAATACTCACATAACTCATGCAGGAGATGATGAGAAATTGAAAATAACATGTTACAGCAACTATGTTTCTCAAAGACCAAGAAAATTGTAAGATAATACTTTACAAGCAACctgaatttaaaatataaacaaataaaatttcagACTGTTTAAAATCTGCAATTTGATTATGCATAGTTCTTGGAGGTCATACGGGGCCCAACTTTCAACATTTTGAATCCTCCAGTAAATTCTATCACTGGGCTGTCTTTGGGGGTTTGCACCTTTGACACCATAACTGTGGGAAATGGTCTGACCAAATCCCAGAAGTGGCTGATTGAGTGGTTGAGGGAAGGTGTAAAGGACGATGAGCCGCATATGGTGATCTTGCAGGACATAGAAGAGGGTTATTGTCAGGCAAATCAGGTAGCACGCGATGGGGAGCTGTCCTCCGATCCCCCGGATCGGGTGTGGGATGACGATGAGGAGGAGGATCGGACGTTAGCGTTGCTGAATGAGGTGAAAGAGAAATTTCTATGGGAGATAAAGGTCGTGCAGCCTAGGACTAAGGGAAAGAGAGAGCTATTAAATTTGGAAAGCTCCATTAACTACGATATTGCTAGCGGGCCTTCTTGGAGAAAGAAGGGCGACCACTGTGTTGTAGCAGCCCGTGTGGGTTTTAAGGGCAGTTGGGTGATTCTGTGGGGCTTTTTGTGGGTTAGCTTGGCTTCTTTGGTTATTTGTTTTTGAGGGATTTTGggtgggttttttctttttctagttaggtgtttccgCTTGTATACTTCCACTGTACGTAGGGGcaccttatgcttttaataaaatttgattattacttattaaaaaaaagtaaagtaaattCTATCAAATAATGTCAAGTCAACACTAAGACCATTCCCATACAAAACTTGACACTATTCGTCTATCTTCTTAATTTAGCTTAAAGTCATTGTTTGCATGTGCCAAAACTTATAAGAGGTATCACAAATAGCCCCCTACAAATCCCTTTCTTGTTGAGTCCTTTCATCAAAAACTAGAGTAATAATAATTCAACCAAACATTATATTGTTGATGTTATTCATAGGCCTATTTTCTAATTGGAAAAACCACATCTTGACAACAGTGATAGTCCATGTGCAATTTCACACATGACGTGAACAAAGCTAACTTTTGATGAATGCTTAGTGTTGACAAAAACAacattccttttcctttccatttttttttttggtgggggggcGGTGTTCTGCCTGAAACATGCATAAGTCTACATACCTCTCTTTAATTGTACCACAGAATCTATAATAATCAGGAAACCCTTGCAACCTTGCATATTCCCGTATGGTGAGGACTCGGTCCTGCTCTGGATGTAATGCTGCCTGCACAAGTCCAATAGCTTACAACATTATCCAAAAAATGTGTAATTTCACTACCAAAGTGAATCGGAGGAAGGATAGACCTGATTGTGACAACTTGGGAACGTTACTACAGTGGGAACTGTTTCATCCCACCATAACCTTGCAAATGGCCTACATGTATATCAGATTATCAAAATAATAGAAACTAATATACAAGAATAACATATCTTTGAGGCTACCAAGAGGAAACATCTAACCTTCTAGACTTCCCCTGCTCAAAGGTAAAGGCATAATCTGGTAcctaaaagtaaaataaaacagtaTTTTCATCATTATTAGCTGTCTTGATGTTATGGAGAAAGAATATAAATGCTttcattttacttatttttcagCCTGCTTCAGTTAGCGTAAAATGCTTTCATTATACTTATTCTTCATAATTTTGTTATAGTTTGCTTTGACATACAAGCAGCTACTGTCAGTCCCTAGAGTTTTGCCTAGAACTCTTTGAGATATAGTCTTTACAATATTTCCTTCTTCCTTCCTATCTTCATTGCAAAAGGCATATTTAACGACTATAGTTTAAAACTTGTGGCTTCATTTGGGGTGGGATTTCTCTAGTTCCTAAATACAGATATTACCAAGTAAATTACAGGGGAAAAAAGGGCAATATCCTTTGAATTTTCCACAATTCACCAATGCGAGTGAACTTTACTCTCCAAATTCAGAAGAATGTGAATACCTATCAAATCTAACTGTTATTTCTTTCCAATATGATTGTTGCTGGAAGACAATCTTTTTCAGAAAGTTGGATTTAACTATGCTGCTCAATCTTGGGCGCGCACGCACGCACACACAGAGGAGACATAATATTACATTGGTATAATTTCATGGCAtagaaatttcattaaaatgaAGCTAATCCTCTTTCCAGCcatcagaaaacaaaaactcaccATTGCTTTTCCAGATGGCAACAGCTTTTGTTCTTTAGGATCTCGCCGAACCACATTGTCAGCTCCTACGACTACACCAGGAAGGTCTCGGAAATTTGCTCCCTAGAAGTTCTAATAAGTTAGAAACAGTAGATAGGAAAGGTCAGATATCAATGTAAAGTTTAAATGTATCagacttttctttttggaattTGGCAAACTCGTAAGTAATCATCTTCACTCAATGCGTAAGGCCGATGGTCGAAAATTGAAGGTTTTGTTTCTAAAGAGCCACTTAGAGTGGAGCCAGTCATCTctgtagaataaaaattaaagaaaaataatagcaaTAATATTGGTCAACTTGGTTTCATTGTCAAAGTACatgaaataaatgattttttagtAAGTAATATATGAAA
This genomic interval from Corylus avellana chromosome ca3, CavTom2PMs-1.0 contains the following:
- the LOC132175382 gene encoding uncharacterized protein LOC132175382 translates to MGTRFLTSRTSTKNLYQLLQSRFGHSPPVSQFLRSLHSVSSDFYKSQPGNFRGFVSPAIYNLDEAGASALGPDNRVPATVVTGFLGSGKTTLLNHILTSQHGKRIAVIENEFGEVDIDGSLVASHSSVSEDIVMVNNGCLCCTVRGDLVKMLLKLVKDKGDRFDHIVIETTGLAKPAPVIETFCTDELVSRYVKLDGVVTLVDSKHAMQHLTEVKPRFVVNEAVEQVAYADRIILNKVDLVSEAELEILTKKIKHINGIAQVKLAKFGSVDMDFVLGVGGYDLERIDSEVHVDSSCSATHQHETGQEHHKGHHHDHTHDSAVSSVSIVSEGTLDIDELDDWLERLIDEKGEDLYRMKGILCVSGSEQRYVFQGVHSSLDGCPGKTWGPDEKRINKLVFIGRNLDEAALRKGFKGCLV